In Panicum virgatum strain AP13 unplaced genomic scaffold, P.virgatum_v5 scaffold_183, whole genome shotgun sequence, the DNA window AGATCCTGCACAGACCAATCCCAATCTGGAAGAGAGTCTTGTTGTCAATGAAAGCAATGAGACTATGTCACATATCTGCCTATCTCGTGTTGTGAGCTATAAAGTACCCACCAGGGGGTGGACCAAGAAAGAGGCAGGCGATTGGGTCCTTCCCATCCTCTATGATGTCAGTCTCTTTGTCATTCTTTCACCCTTGCTGAGTAGCGAAGTGAGCATACTCAAGATCCAATTCATCAATCATTTGAGTTGGTACGAACATAGGAATCCAGACTCCGCTTGATTCGATCTTCAGTTTCGACCTTCATCAGtcaggaaaaagaagaaggaccCACTTATTCCACTCAGAGAGACCGAACCAGGCAACAAAAAGGCTGAAGGAAGTTCTCTTTCCATTCCAACTAAACTAAGTGAAAAAAGGGGGAGAGCAAAACAGAAACACAGGAACAAAGAAACTATGTCCAAACCAACGAGTCCTTTGGTCGACTCTAAAGAATGTATCGGGAGTTGGGAGTTAGCCGTCTCGTAGGAGTGATAGCTGGGTTTTTCACGGAGTTTCTTCGTACGATTGAAAAAAGAGTGCTCTAGGTCGGAGAAAACAAGAAGAAGATTGTTCACCAGTCTGTCTCCCAACCTCTTTAAAGCAGCTACCTACCGTGATATGGTCTTGGGACAGCATTGGCACCTCCGTTTGCTGGATCTTCTAGGCACTCTAAAGCGCTTCCACGAGAGACAGATGGACTTTGAGTTATAGACGGAGAAGAGCCTTTAGAGGATCAAGAGTGATTCCTCAATAAAACAAATGGGATTTTGAGGGAGGGCTGAACGTGATGTACTGAAGGGTTCGCTTTCGCTGATCGGCGCCAGTCTTTCCTGCTGTGAATTTCCCAGGTCGAGAGTGGCCCTTTCCTTCTACCTTACTGAACCCATTCACCAATGATTGGATCACTCAAAGCCAAAGACCAATTCCTTCCTTTTAGGTGGTCTAGGTGGCTGGGATACTATGCCCTTATTTTTAGAGGCTCAAAGACGAGTTCTTTGAAGGAAGCAAAAGAACCCATGTGTCTCGGATGAAGTCTACCCTCTTTTTTTTGCCAGGAAGAAGAATGAGATCCAACTCAAAGTCAAGGAAAGCGGCCTAGACCACTGACTTTTGATGGAAGGCTTCTGAACATGGATTGGTCTGATAAAGCCAATTTTTCGGCGAATCAAATATTTTCTGAGAGCACTAGACCTTCTCTCTTTCAGGATTGATTCCCACTCACTGCCTGATAGCAGGCTTGGCCCATGAGACCTATTGTCTTATTGTCCTGGCTCACTTCACTACTTTGGAGGATGGGTTTTTCCCCTTTTTGGTTCGCAAACGCTCTAACCCATCGAGAAGCTCCATCCAAATTGGAGTTGATGTGAGCACTTCCCCAGAGGCAGAAGCTGAGTCTACAAAAGGGTGGGAGCATAAAATGTAGGTAAGTCAATTGCGTGTGGCCTTCAAGTATTTCGTATTGTAACAATATTCAATCGGCATCCAAACAAAGGTGCATGTACGGTTCCTAAGGGATACAATTTTGTCCTAATCAACCAACTTCATCGAGAAAGATTAAATAAGTTGATAGCGCGATCTCGTACTAACACATACTCTCTAAATATTGAAGAACTTGCATGCGGCCTTCAAGCCACAACCGCGGTATGAGTTCTGATCTCAGACTTTGGGGGCTGCTTGCCCCTTCGCGTCGACAAGGAAACTGTGGACGACAATGGGTTTAGAATTAGAATAGAACGAGGACCCTATCGAACAAATAGAGGAAAGGGCGGAAAGGGGCAAAAGTAAAGTCTAAGCGACATATGGCACGAAAAGGAAATCCAATTTCGGTAAGACTTGATCTGAATCGTAGTTCAGATCCAAGTCGGTTCAGTGAGGGCGACCGCGAAAGTCACCGAATGGGTTCGGTCCGTCTTTTCCTGATCTTTGTTTGTCCCCTCAAAAAAAGGCGTGAGAGGACGTTGCAGATGTCCGGGACGGACACGACTTCTTCTAACGCTAGAAGACCACAGGAAGAAACCCGGGACCAGAGCATGTCGTGAAAGACGCACACGGGGCGGGCGTGCTTCGACCGTGTCTCCGGGGCACAGTTGAATGTAGATATCATGAACGCGAGGATAAGGATACCAGGCCGAGAAACCCGGGCAAGTACTCCCCTAATGTGCCGATCGCTAGCGCATCCAGGGCCCCGGCGCCCAGCTCCGCTGGAGAGGCCGTCACTGATCTGAAAAGTGCGTCCGCGGTTCGGATAGACTGATTCTGCGAACGCCTAGCCCCAGGAATCAATAAAAAAACAAGTGCAAAGTTTCATTTCAGATCAGTGAATAAACCGAAAAAAGAGACCTTTCTCGCTCGGCGCCGCACTATGCTCCGCTTCAACAAATGAGAGTTTTCGGTGGAACCGGTGAACCACGCGAGCTGGTTAGATGCGTGGGGCAGAGGGCTCGTAGTACCTGATAGCGCTGCTATGCAGTGGAAGGGAAGGAGCCTAAATCGACCcccttctttcttttttattcAAAGACATAAAAGCACAGTACAAAGAGATTGGACTCTCGGATGAGACTAAGCAGCTACCGTTCCGACGCGCCCCTGACCCTATCTTGATTAAAACCGAAAACCCTCTCTAAGGTGGAGCCTAGTTGAAGCTGTCATTCAAAGAAAAAATGGGAATCAAAATCCACTTTTAGGGATATAGATGAAGTCTCGCTCAGTAAAGAGAGTTGTAGATTCGTAGAAGAGGATCAGAGTACGCGCGCTACAAAAGGCAGCTAGCCAATGAAAGTAAGTGGAAAGAATATAGTACTTTTGTACTGACCCCTCCGGGGCCCCCGGTTGTTTTGGCGCGCCCTACCCCAACGTTAGACTATTGCCTTTTTAGCCTACGCTTGCTGCTTGCAGCATGGATTCGATAGATCTATCGAATCCATGCTTCCCCCGCCCCGAAGCGAGACTCTATCCAGATCTCAAAGAATAACGAGCTAGGCGGCCGGCGGGCAAAGAAAGGGGGCGGGCCGGCCGGTCGGGGCCTTGGCGATACGTTCTTCTTTCGAAGCGTTTTGCCAATAGAGCGAGGGCGTCCTTCTGGGGTGGGGCGTTTACTTGAAAATGACAACCGCCTGTTCCAGCAGCGGGGGCCTTGCACGAAAGCAAACCGCCCGATTAAGTAGCAGTTGCTTCGCTGATGGGCCCAGTGAGGGGGGCATTGTCCCTCAGTTCTTACCAACCTCAGCTGTCCATTTCTTATTCATTCAGGGCGCCCCTAGTGGACTTGGCGGTGCTCCTTTCTCAAACCAGAACAACTCTGAACGTTAGGGAAAATAAGGGAAGACCACCTGAGCGAACCGACCGAAGGGACTTTATTACTTATCCGAACCGAACGTTAGCGGCTTAAGCTAAGCCTATCACGAGCAGCGTTGCTGCTTGATCGGCGGGGAGGAAGATCTCAAAGTATGGGGCAAAGGATCAAGCGCTTTTACTTTGCTTTGTCCCCCGGGATCCACCACAGGTTGGGTTTGAGAGCCGTGTGATGGGTGACTATCTAGCACGGTTCAGAGAGCACGTGTATGTAGTCTGCGCGCTGGTGAATGGAAGCCCCCGCCGCAAAAAAGAAGCGGCTTTTCCCACGGCTCTGTCACCATTGACTCTATTTATTATTATGGTAAATCATTGTATCAAGATGTCAATCTTAGATCTTATTTCAGTTCGATACGTCCACCTACGAGACTCACCTTTGGCTTTCGTCTCGGTAGGTGTATTATTCTACATTTTCCCAAAAGGACATTCATTCATTTCTTTCTTCCCCGTCGACCACTACGACTAAAACGACGCGACAAATCAAGACCCGGAAAGGATAAGGGACGGTGGTGGGCATTTGGGAAAGTCGGGCCGATCGGGTGTCTTCATTCAAGCGAGGGTACAGAGGAAGAACGAAACGAAGTGAGAGGCCGGGGGGCAGGGAAAAGAGTCGAGTCGATCGACCGGGAGAAGCAAAACGAAATCAGGATTTGGCCGAAAAAGATGCAACGTTATGGATACCATGACCGATCACCATCGAGAAAGAAGAATTTTTCTAAATCACTTCGGGTGAGCGGGGCCTTCAAGCATCCGAAATACGCCGGGGTTGTAAATGACATAGCCTTCCTGATAGAAAATGACGACTCCTTCAGAAAAACAAAGTTATTCAAGTTCTTTTTACCTAAGAAGTCCCGCTCTGACGGCCCGACGAGTCATCTACTAAAAAGGACCCTCCCCGCTGTGCGCCCCTCCTTGAATTATTCGGTCATGCAATACTTTTTTAATACAAAGAACAAAATGCATTTCGACCCCGTCGTAGTTCTCAATCATTTCGTGGCACCGGGTGTGGCTGAACCATCTACGATGGGGGGAGCGAAGGGAGGAAGCTTAGATAAGAGAATACGCTCTCGCATCGCTTTTTTTGTAGAAAGCTCGACCAGCGAGAAAAAGTGTTTGGCCCGAGCCAAAAAGAGGTTGATCCACTTCATTCGCCAAGCGAATGATCTTCGCTTCGCGGGAACAACAAAAACCACCATCTCGCTCTTTCCTTTCTTCGGTGctacctttttttttccaagGGATGGGGTTGGGGTGTATAATAACCCATTTTTTGAGTATGCCCGGGAACAACTCCTAGGTCAATTAAGGATCAAATGTAGGAACCTCATGGGTAAGGATAAGGTAATGGAATTGATAGAGAAATTCATAGACCTAGGTAGGATAGGCAAATTGATAAAGGGAATAGAGATGATGATAGAGATCATACTGAGAAAGAGGATAATTCCGTACGGGTACAACTCTTATTTGAACGAAGTGCAAAAAATGCGATCTTTTTTGTCTAATAGAACAAACACTAATACCTTAATTGAGTCGGTAAAGATCAAATCAGTTTATCAAAGTGCTTCTCTGATTGCTCAAGACATCTCTTTTCAACTGAGGAACAATCCAATCTCATTTCGTTCCATTTTTAGTCAAATAGTGAAGGATATTCCTTTAATAATGCCAAAAGGGGTGGAGGGGATACGTATTTGTTGTTCTGGTCGATTAGGGGGTGCGGAAATAGCTAGAACTGAATGCGGAAAGTATGGAAAAACATCTTGTAATGTATTTAACCAGAAAATCGATTATGCTCCTGCGGAAGTATCTACTCGTAACGGAATTTCAGGTGTCAAAGTGCGGATCTCATATAGTCAAAATAAGAGGGGACGTGCTATATCCGAAACGTACGAAATATAGTAAATATAGTAAATGCAGATGTAGTAGGGGTCGCGAACCGGATGGTACACAACTTGGTTTTGGAAGATATGGCACCAAAAGTAGTAGAGCTGGTCGTCTTTCATATCGAGCCATTGAAGCAGCGCGTCGGGCTACAATCGGACAATTCCATCGTGCTATGAGCGGACAATTCCGAAGAAATTGTAAGATATGGGTAAGAGTTCTCGCAGATCTTCCTATTACGGGGAAACCCGCAGAAGTTCGAAtgggaagaggaaaaggaaatcCTACGGGTTGGATTGCTCGTGTGTCCACGGGACAAATCCCATTTGAAATGGATGGTGTGAGTTTGTCAAATGCTCGACAAGCCGCTAGATTAGCGGCGCATAAACCATGTTCGTCAACCAAGTTTGTTCAGTGGTCGTAACGTAATTGGTTAGTGGGGAAAAACCGGGCCGGGACTCAAAAGAATTTTACGAAGTGTTTGTTCCTGAACGAGGGAAGTGGAAAGACAAAGAGGGATAGGGAGCTCGCCTCCTTCTTTTTTGTAATCGCCGAAATTCAAATTGTACGACGACCCTTCTTGTTCCAGGCATACGACCCTGAGACGTGACGGTGTCACTTTTCCGGCCCGGTAAAGTGACAGTTATATAAATAAGAATAAGAAAGAGAAGCGTGATGTTGTCGTGTTGTCAGCAATCAAATTATCGTAAATAGATAGTACGGTTGCGTTGTTTCAATTTGTGTTCGTCGGTCCTTGGGTTACGAAGGTGTGGGCCCGCTTACTAATACGGAGAGGGTTCCGCATGAAAAAGACAATCTTGAACTTCTTCGTTTCGTTGGTAGAACCCACGCCAACTCTTTTctctaaaaaatagagagatCTTTTGATAGTCTCACTTCTATCAATGCAATGAAAGAACTATCCCTTCCTATTTGTTTGTCCTAATGAGACAAAGAAGAGCCTCCTTCTTTACCACTTTAGGGGATGGGGGTGAAGGGGGGTTTACATACAACCGGGACAAAGTGGTTTATGATTGAATCTCAGAGGCATTCTTATCATTTGGTAGATCCAAGTCCATGGCCTATTTCGGGTTCACTCGGAGCTTTGGCAACCACTGTAGGAGGTGTGATGTACATGCACTCATTTCAAGGGGGTGCAACACTTCTCAGTTTGGGCCTAATATTTCTCCTTTATACCATGTTCGTATGGTGGCGGGATGTTCTACGTGAATCCACGTTGGAAGGGCATCATACAAAAGCTGTACAATTAGGACCTCGATATGGTTCTATTCTCTTCATAGTCTCGGAGGTTATGTtcctttttgcttttttttgggCTTCTTCTCATTCTTCTTTGGCACCTACGGTAGAGATCGGAGGTATTTGGCCcccaaaagggattggggtctTAGATCCTTGGGAAATCCCTCTTCTTAATACCCCTATTCTCCCTTCATCCGGAGCAGCCGTAACTTGGGCTCATCATGCTATACTCGCGGGGAAGGAAAAACGAGCAGTTTACGCTTTAGTAGCAACCGTTTCACTGGCTCTAGTATCCACTGGCTTTCAAGGAATGGAATATTACCAAGCACCCTCCACTATTTCGGATAGTATTTATGGTTCTACCTTTTTCTTAGCAACTGGCTTTCATGGTTTTCATGTGATTATAGGTACTCTTTTCTTGATCGTATGTGGTATTCGCCAATATCTTGGTCATCTGACCAAGAAGCATCACGTTGGCTTTGAAGCAGCAGCATGGTACTGGCATTTTGTAGACGTGGTTCGGTTATTCCCATTTGTCTCTATCTATTGGTGGGGAGGTATATGAAAGAAGGGAACGAATAAGTGGATTGAGGAATGAAAGCTCGAAGACAAAGAGAACTGGGTTGCTTTAATAGAATGGAATCCTATTTAATATTAGCAATTCACATATAATCTTAAATAACGATCATCCCGCTTCCTTCCTCTGTGTGCAAAACGAAGCTGCCGTAGGTAGTTGTGTTATTATGGAATTGTGTTTTGATTCCTAGTTTAAAAAATAAACGTTGTAAGGTAACGTTTCTCGCCGGTTTTGGTAGTAGTTGTTGTTGGTTATAAACGTTAGTTGTTGTGAAGCATATGAGAATATGCCTGGTTTTGGGTAATATCTTAAGAGGTGCAACGTTCTCCGTGGGTGTTGGTACGAGTGTGGTTTTTCACAGGTCCGGAGACAAGAAAAGAGCCGAATTAGTGTAGGAATGGAGATTTCTACTTTCCGTAGTTGGGTTCGAACCTGAAGATGGTTTTGTGGTGTCTGCTTCGTCTCTAGATTATGCTTCGTCTCCAGAATCCCTAGACGCATCGATTGTTCGTGGTATGCTTGGGCTGGTCACACGGCTCCGGTGCATCGGGCCACTCTCAATTGTTTGGTTCCGAAAAAACTAGGGCTCTTCTCGTATGAGCAGGCTTATCAACCACTCAGAatagggagcttccagcgggaAGTCCAGCTTTGGGACGTTGCCCCTCGGATGAAAATCGATCTCGTGGAGACGGGCTTGACAAAAGTAAGTTAGCAAGCGGGTGTtccataaaatgaaaaaaaaagaaactaggATTCTTCCGAACTCAACTCCGTGGCCAAAACCATCTTCTCACTCTGACCCCCACATATCAGATCCCAGATGCCACCCAACGATGATGGGACTTTCGCGCAGGGAATTTCGATAAATACTCCCCCTCTTGCAGCGAGAGCCCACTCCTACCTAAGGAAGGGGCTTGTAGATCTATATTTGGATTAAGGGGCGGTATGGATGGAAGAGCGCTTCTATTGGTAGGCAGTCGGCTGGCCGAGGAGGCTGCTCTCTCTATCTAGAATGAAAAGAGGAGAGAAGTAGCACGCACTGGAGTGGGAGTGGTTCCAGTGCCGAAATCGCCCTTTCTCTTATTCGTACTAAGGGGGAGGAGGGCTTATCTTAATATTCCATCTTGTTTGTTAGCTGACAACTCCATCCATCTTGCTTGTGCTCATTCTATCACAAAAGAGATTTCTTACTTTTGCCATATGGTGATCATACTTTTTTCATACAATTGGAAGGTCTACCGAGGGGAAGGTAGGACAAAAACACGGTGTTTCATACTTTTGTCACTTTTCTTTCTGTCTCCACTCCACTATTCTTATCTTACATAATAACCTGCCTCTTCTTTAATTGATTGGAAAGCTGGTCAATAAAATGCCAGTGGTAAATCCATTGAGTAGCTGCTCGTATCCAAGGAAAAGGCCATAACAAGGTATTCTCCCCAATCTTATTATCTTTCCCTTTCGAAGGTCAGACAGCACTGGTCAATAGGAGCGGGTGGGCACATAGCTATAATAAATGGCAACAAGGCTCAACAGAGCAGAGACACAAGAATACCTATATAGAGACATGAGAAATAATAAGCCAAGGAGATCTTTACAAAACGAGAATTCCGCATCCGGTGAAAGCTGAAGTCACATAGGGAAGGGAGTTTCTGCAGATGGAGAAAAGGGAGATATCACACTGTGTGTGATAGGTTATTAGCTGGAGGATTGAGATTGGTATATGGCATTCAGATAGTCATATGCCACTGAAAGCATGGAAAGACTAGGTGAACGGGCTCACCAGGCAGGGAAAGCTAGATATAGCCTCTCTTCCTCCACTTGTTTTACGGATTCACATACTGGTTGGTATGTTCATCAAGTTCTCGATTACTACTTACGGTGCCCACTGACTCCCTTTAATGGTACGCAGTCCCTGCCAATTTTTCGAAAGAAAGTGCTATCCACAGAGGGGGCTAGCGGAGGAAGTGCAGAAATCGCGTATCCGTCTTATCCTCGATGGAGTACAGTGGCTATAGAAAGAAAGGAAGAGTTCGATTGCTTGGAGAAGGTATTCTTCTTGGTCGACGGTTTTTAAAAACCCTCTTCTTACCCAGAAAAAGGAAACTTCTTGCGGAATGATAGATCCGTTTGTCTTGCTCTACCTAAGCAGGATTGAGTACGATGATGCTCCCTACCTATGTGTACCTCATACTTTTCGGGCTAGAAATGCCATATAGTTAATGGAACTATCCATTTTGCTCGATCTTGATTAGTAGATTGCCAACTTCTTCTTCTGATGATAGGAATCTTCCCTTTATTAGGTGGCTATTCCGTTCGTACCAAAGCAGCCAACAGCATATGTGCCTAACATGAGGGATCTAACTACTATGAAATTCAATGTGGAAATCGACCCCGGCCTATTTTCTTGAACAATGCCTTCCACTTAATTGCCGATACTTTGACATAGGTAGCTCTCGTAGTCAAAGCTCACAGGGCCAAACGCTCTATTGGAGTGGGCACGAACACACACAAACAAGGTTCGAAGAACTTCTACTTCAGGCCTTGAGGATTCTATGAGGCTCACTCAATAGTGTTGAGGCGCTTGCGGGCAATCAATAAATGAGGAAGCCAAATTATGGATCAAGGAAGGCTGCATCAGAAGGAAGAGTAGGTTGCTATGCCGTTGGCAGGGACTGAGACAGAGAGAGGGGGGCATAGCCCCTATGATCCCGGTAAAGAGTTCCAACTATGCTCTTCTCAggttctttctttctcctttaccAGACCAAAGAACTAATCAATCAATCTTGACTTAGACTTCCCATCATCCCCACTTGATTCAGCTTGAAAGCGGAAAAGAAGCGACTTGAACACATCCTTCAGCTGGAAGCCCGATGGA includes these proteins:
- the LOC120693822 gene encoding ribosomal protein S3, mitochondrial, whose amino-acid sequence is MARKGNPISVRLDLNRSSDPSRFSDYYYGKSLYQDVNLRSYFSSIRPPTRLTFGFRLGRCIILHFPKRTFIHFFLPRRPLRLKRRDKSRPGKDKGRWWAFGKVGPIGCLHSSEGTEEERNEVRGRGAGKRVESIDREKQNEIRIWPKKMQRYGYHDRSPSRKKNFSKSLRVSGAFKHPKYAGVVNDIAFLIENDDSFRKTKLFKFFLPKKSRSDGPTSHLLKRTLPAVRPSLNYSVMQYFFNTKNKMHFDPVVVLNHFVAPGVAEPSTMGGAKGGSLDKRIRSRIAFFVESSTSEKKCLARAKKRLIHFIRQANDLRFAGTTKTTISLFPFFGATFFFPRDGVGVYNNPFFEYAREQLLGQLRIKCRNLMGKDKVMELIEKFIDLGRIGKLIKGIEMMIEIILRKRIIPYGYNSYLNEVQKMRSFLSNRTNTNTLIESVKIKSVYQSASLIAQDISFQLRNNPISFRSIFSQIVKDIPLIMPKGVEGIRICCSGRLGGAEIARTECGKYGKTSCNVFNQKIDYAPAEVSTRNGISGVKVRISYSQNKRGRAISETYEI
- the LOC120693834 gene encoding cytochrome c oxidase subunit 3, with the protein product MGVKGGLHTTGTKWFMIESQRHSYHLVDPSPWPISGSLGALATTVGGVMYMHSFQGGATLLSLGLIFLLYTMFVWWRDVLRESTLEGHHTKAVQLGPRYGSILFIVSEVMFLFAFFWASSHSSLAPTVEIGGIWPPKGIGVLDPWEIPLLNTPILPSSGAAVTWAHHAILAGKEKRAVYALVATVSLALVSTGFQGMEYYQAPSTISDSIYGSTFFLATGFHGFHVIIGTLFLIVCGIRQYLGHLTKKHHVGFEAAAWYWHFVDVVRLFPFVSIYWWGGI